Proteins found in one Pirellulales bacterium genomic segment:
- a CDS encoding Gfo/Idh/MocA family oxidoreductase yields the protein MALVGGGQGAFIGRVHATAAVLDNRAALVAGALSSDPAKAKASAPDYDIPTERAYGSVQELIESEKKLGDDRRIDFLSVATPNHTHYDIALAAVEAGFNVMCDKPMTFDLAQAEKLADAVDRSGVVFAVTHNYTGYPLVRQAREMILSGELGEINAFRSNYIQGWLRTRLETDDQKQARWRTDPSKSGAAGCFGDIGTHAYNLARYMTGLLPESVSCHLKTFESGRQLDDYGHAVIRFENGALGTVTASQITHGRENDLSIEIDGTKGSLTWRQEEPNVMVFRRNGQPHALYTRDPNAPHMNESGRAACRLPSGHPEAFFEAFANIYRFAYDDMALRATGKSFERVNTIYPNVSDGVEGMYFIQQCVTSSHEKGAWVPLHHKRARR from the coding sequence ATGGCGCTGGTCGGCGGCGGCCAGGGCGCGTTCATTGGCCGCGTCCACGCCACGGCCGCAGTGCTCGACAACCGCGCCGCCTTGGTCGCCGGCGCCCTCTCGAGCGACCCCGCCAAGGCCAAGGCGTCGGCCCCCGATTACGACATTCCCACCGAGCGGGCCTACGGCTCGGTGCAGGAGTTGATCGAGTCCGAAAAGAAACTCGGTGACGACCGGCGGATCGACTTCCTCTCGGTCGCCACGCCCAATCACACCCACTACGACATCGCCCTGGCCGCCGTCGAGGCGGGCTTCAACGTCATGTGCGATAAACCAATGACGTTCGATCTCGCTCAGGCCGAAAAGCTGGCCGACGCGGTCGACCGCTCGGGCGTCGTCTTTGCCGTCACGCACAACTACACCGGCTATCCCCTGGTCCGCCAAGCCCGCGAAATGATCCTCTCGGGCGAGTTGGGCGAGATCAACGCCTTCCGCTCGAACTATATCCAGGGCTGGCTCCGTACGCGGCTCGAGACCGACGACCAGAAGCAGGCCCGCTGGCGCACCGACCCCTCGAAGAGTGGCGCCGCCGGCTGCTTTGGCGATATCGGCACGCACGCCTACAACCTGGCACGCTACATGACCGGCCTACTGCCCGAATCGGTGAGCTGCCACCTCAAGACGTTCGAATCGGGCCGGCAACTCGACGATTACGGCCACGCCGTGATCCGCTTCGAGAACGGCGCCCTGGGCACGGTCACCGCCTCGCAGATTACCCACGGCCGCGAAAACGACCTCTCCATCGAGATCGACGGCACCAAGGGCTCGCTAACCTGGCGTCAGGAGGAGCCGAACGTGATGGTCTTCCGCCGCAACGGCCAGCCCCACGCCCTCTACACGCGCGACCCGAACGCCCCACACATGAACGAATCGGGCCGTGCCGCCTGCCGCTTGCCGAGCGGCCACCCCGAGGCCTTCTTCGAGGCCTTCGCGAATATCTATCGCTTTGCCTACGACGACATGGCGCTGCGCGCCACGGGCAAGTCCTTCGAGCGCGTGAACACGATCTACCCGAACGTCAGCGACGGCGTCGAAGGGATGTACTTCATCCAGCAATGCGTGACGAGCAGCCATGAAAAGGGGGCCTGGGTGCCGCTGCATCACAAACGGGCCCGCCGCTAG
- the ppk1 gene encoding polyphosphate kinase 1 — translation MIVQKFLPEHFINRELSWLEFNARVLEEAMDPTNPLLERVKFLAIFSSNLDEFFMVRVSGLREQAFGDGAPQDYTADGMSALAQLERIAARTQELVAAQYRCWNESVLPELEGAGMRLLRHEELEAPQHEELDRFFRERAFPILTPMAIDPSHPNPRYHNRGLYLGAMLERRSGLGPRQLFAVVQLPQVLPRLVPLSSSGDLHFILLEDAVSARLPELFGGFDILASTTFRVTRDSDIELLEQESDDMLRLIEERIKARERAQSVRAEVAAGGNAELIRLITEAEELHDTDLSPSSPYCEVYRIPGPLDLTAMIQLALVPGRDHLRNAPFVPQMPRGLGYHGGENLYAKIGEHDVLLHHPFESFEPVVDFVSRAANDPKVLAIKQTLYRTSGGSPIVQALVQAAENGKHVTALVELKARFDEANNVSWARQLERSGVHVVFGFMDLKTHCKLSLVVRQEGDSLRRYVHLGTGNYNPTTATIYTDLGLFTADDDVAADASALFNLLTGYSQGHEWRRLVVAPTDLHRRTIQLIDGQAQRAREGRPSRIFVKLNAVVDHRVIEALYRASQAGVLIEIVARGICCLRPGLPGISETIRVRSIVDRFLEHSRILVFGPDDDCEIYLSSADWMPRNFYRRVEAMFPVDAPELRERILHEIIPAYLRDNVKARLLRADGTYERPTLDFGQPQHRCQIELLNSGRLHEVGLAAPSGNGNTADSEPAPANF, via the coding sequence GTGATCGTGCAGAAATTTCTTCCCGAGCACTTTATCAACCGCGAGTTGAGCTGGTTGGAGTTCAATGCGCGCGTGCTCGAAGAGGCGATGGACCCTACTAACCCGTTGCTCGAACGGGTGAAATTTCTGGCGATTTTCAGCTCGAATCTCGACGAGTTTTTCATGGTGCGCGTCTCGGGGCTGCGCGAGCAGGCCTTTGGCGACGGCGCCCCGCAAGACTACACGGCCGACGGCATGAGCGCGCTCGCGCAGCTCGAGCGCATCGCCGCGCGAACGCAGGAGCTGGTCGCCGCGCAATACCGCTGCTGGAACGAGTCGGTATTGCCTGAACTCGAAGGGGCCGGCATGCGCCTGTTGCGTCACGAAGAACTCGAGGCGCCGCAGCACGAAGAGCTGGACCGGTTCTTCCGGGAACGGGCCTTCCCGATTCTCACGCCGATGGCGATCGATCCCAGCCACCCGAACCCGCGGTATCACAATCGCGGCTTGTATCTCGGCGCGATGCTCGAGCGACGCAGCGGGCTGGGGCCGCGGCAGCTCTTTGCCGTCGTGCAATTGCCGCAAGTGCTACCACGGCTCGTTCCTTTGTCGAGTAGTGGCGACTTGCACTTCATTCTGCTCGAGGATGCCGTCTCGGCGCGGCTGCCCGAGTTGTTCGGCGGGTTCGACATTCTTGCCTCGACCACGTTCCGCGTGACGCGCGACAGCGATATCGAACTGCTCGAGCAAGAGTCGGACGACATGCTCCGCCTGATCGAAGAGCGTATCAAGGCGCGCGAGCGTGCCCAGTCGGTGCGGGCGGAAGTCGCGGCTGGCGGCAACGCCGAGCTGATCCGCCTGATCACCGAGGCCGAGGAGCTGCACGATACCGATCTTTCGCCGTCGAGCCCCTACTGCGAGGTGTATCGCATTCCGGGGCCGCTCGATCTGACCGCCATGATTCAACTGGCGCTCGTGCCGGGGCGCGATCACCTGCGCAACGCGCCGTTCGTGCCGCAGATGCCGCGCGGACTCGGTTATCACGGCGGCGAGAACCTTTACGCCAAGATCGGCGAGCACGACGTGCTGCTGCACCACCCGTTCGAGTCGTTCGAGCCGGTGGTCGATTTCGTCAGCCGCGCGGCGAACGATCCGAAGGTGCTCGCCATCAAGCAGACGCTCTACCGCACGAGCGGCGGCTCGCCGATCGTGCAGGCACTGGTTCAGGCCGCCGAGAACGGCAAGCACGTGACGGCGCTCGTGGAACTGAAGGCCCGCTTCGACGAAGCGAACAACGTGAGTTGGGCGCGGCAGCTCGAACGCTCGGGCGTCCACGTGGTGTTCGGCTTCATGGATCTGAAGACCCACTGCAAGCTCTCGCTCGTCGTGCGCCAGGAGGGTGATTCGCTTCGGCGGTACGTTCACCTTGGCACGGGCAATTACAACCCGACGACGGCGACCATCTACACGGATCTCGGCCTGTTCACGGCCGACGACGACGTGGCGGCCGACGCTTCGGCGCTGTTCAACCTGTTGACCGGCTATTCGCAGGGGCACGAGTGGCGCCGGTTGGTCGTGGCCCCCACCGACCTGCACCGGCGCACGATTCAATTGATCGACGGGCAGGCCCAGCGTGCCCGCGAGGGACGCCCTTCGCGCATCTTCGTCAAGTTGAACGCGGTGGTCGACCACCGCGTCATCGAGGCGCTCTACCGCGCCAGCCAGGCGGGCGTGCTGATCGAGATCGTGGCCCGCGGCATTTGCTGCTTGCGACCGGGGCTGCCCGGCATTTCCGAGACGATCCGCGTCCGCAGCATCGTCGACCGGTTTCTCGAGCACAGCCGCATCCTGGTGTTCGGGCCCGACGACGATTGCGAGATCTATCTCTCGAGTGCCGACTGGATGCCGCGCAATTTTTACCGCCGGGTCGAGGCGATGTTTCCGGTCGACGCCCCCGAGCTGCGCGAGCGCATTCTGCACGAGATCATCCCGGCGTACTTGCGCGACAACGTCAAGGCGCGCCTGCTGCGTGCCGATGGCACGTACGAGCGGCCGACGCTCGATTTCGGCCAGCCGCAGCATCGCTGCCAGATCGAGTTGTTGAACTCGGGACGCCTGCACGAAGTGGGCCTCGCGGCACCTAGCGGCAATGGCAATACGGCGGATAGTGAGCCGGCGCCGGCCAACTTCTAG
- a CDS encoding CehA/McbA family metallohydrolase produces the protein MSRFFHAQGDLVTCPRLLSRDRWVAALTLFCLLATASTAWAKGGTLELTVVDAATGRPVACRLHLKNASGKVRRIARLPFWHDHVVIPGHVTLDLPRGQYQFEIERGPEYVRVSGHFAIEDNADDAKTVELKRIADMADEGWWSGDLHIHRSLKEIELLMQAEDLHVAPVITWWNDKNEWQTKRPPKDPVVRFDGNRFYQVLGGEDERAGGALLYFNLPQPLEISAAEQEYPSPMKFLLEARRQENAWIDIEKPFWWDVPVWLASDKVDSIGLLNNHLCRSEMKKDEAWGRPRDKRRYPDPLGNGKWSVDIYYHILNCGLRIPPSAGSASGVLPNPVGYNRVYVFAGSDLTYEGWWEAFRKGRVVVTNGPLLRPVVAGRLPGHVFTAEEGETLELDVTLNLATRDPIDYLEIVQNGNVVQSIRLDEFAQREGRLPPLIVKESGWFLIRAVTSISETYRYASTGPYYVEIGDQQRRISRESVQFFLDWIDERMQRIKLTDEAKRAEVLEYHEQAREFWQELLRQANAD, from the coding sequence ATGAGCCGATTCTTCCATGCGCAAGGTGATCTTGTGACGTGCCCGCGCCTGCTGAGCCGAGACCGTTGGGTAGCCGCCCTGACATTGTTCTGCCTGTTGGCCACCGCATCGACCGCCTGGGCCAAGGGGGGCACGCTCGAGTTGACCGTCGTCGACGCCGCGACGGGCCGACCGGTTGCCTGCCGCTTGCACCTGAAGAATGCCTCGGGCAAGGTGCGGCGCATCGCGCGACTCCCCTTCTGGCATGACCACGTCGTGATCCCAGGGCACGTCACGCTCGACCTGCCTCGCGGGCAATACCAGTTCGAGATCGAACGCGGACCGGAGTATGTCCGCGTCAGCGGTCATTTCGCTATCGAAGACAACGCCGACGATGCCAAGACGGTCGAACTCAAGCGTATCGCCGACATGGCCGACGAAGGTTGGTGGTCGGGCGATCTCCACATTCACCGGTCGCTGAAAGAGATCGAACTGCTCATGCAGGCCGAGGACCTGCACGTGGCGCCCGTCATCACCTGGTGGAACGACAAGAACGAGTGGCAAACGAAACGCCCCCCCAAAGATCCGGTGGTTCGTTTCGACGGCAATCGCTTCTATCAGGTCTTGGGGGGCGAAGACGAGCGAGCCGGCGGCGCGCTGCTGTACTTCAATCTGCCGCAGCCCCTCGAGATCTCTGCCGCCGAGCAGGAATACCCCTCGCCGATGAAGTTCCTGCTCGAAGCCCGCCGTCAGGAAAACGCCTGGATCGATATCGAGAAACCCTTCTGGTGGGATGTGCCCGTCTGGCTCGCCAGCGACAAGGTCGATTCGATCGGCCTGTTGAACAATCATCTCTGCCGCTCGGAGATGAAAAAGGACGAAGCCTGGGGGCGGCCGCGAGACAAACGCCGCTATCCCGATCCACTGGGCAACGGCAAGTGGTCGGTCGACATCTACTACCACATCCTGAACTGCGGGCTGCGCATTCCGCCGTCGGCCGGCAGCGCCTCGGGTGTATTGCCCAATCCGGTGGGCTACAACCGCGTCTATGTCTTCGCCGGCAGCGATCTCACCTACGAGGGCTGGTGGGAGGCCTTCCGCAAGGGGCGCGTCGTCGTGACGAATGGACCGCTGCTGCGTCCTGTGGTGGCCGGCAGGCTGCCGGGGCACGTCTTTACGGCCGAAGAGGGGGAAACGCTCGAGCTCGACGTCACCCTGAACCTGGCCACGCGCGACCCGATCGACTATCTCGAGATCGTACAGAACGGCAATGTCGTGCAATCGATCCGGCTCGATGAATTCGCCCAGCGCGAAGGACGTCTTCCCCCGTTGATCGTCAAAGAAAGTGGCTGGTTCTTGATCCGCGCCGTCACGAGCATCTCGGAGACCTACCGCTATGCTTCGACTGGCCCCTACTACGTCGAGATCGGCGATCAGCAGCGGCGCATCAGCCGCGAAAGCGTGCAGTTCTTCCTCGACTGGATCGACGAGCGCATGCAGCGCATCAAGCTGACCGACGAAGCCAAACGTGCGGAAGTGCTCGAATACCACGAGCAGGCACGCGAATTCTGGCAAGAGCTGCTGCGGCAAGCGAACGCCGATTGA
- a CDS encoding response regulator, giving the protein MTARTTAANTIAADISPLKQAETSLRASEERYRQLFENDMTGVFIADDEGKLIATNPAFRRMFGFSNDESLYGASLCDLLEDEGDRWTLAEALRRGESISLRQLRCRRADGAPLTVRANLVTTCDTAGQLERLLGYVLDETQLHLLEDQYRQSQKMEALGRLAGGVAHDFNNMLTIILGYCDVLGEELSLGQPGRNSVLEIDSAARRAASLTKQLLAFSRQQVLRPQVVDLNGVAQGIHGMLQRVIGEDVSLALSLDNAALSILADPGQLEQVLMNLAINARDAMPQGGLLEIVTRRLEICEGSADVRFPELPQGHYATLSVTDTGCGMDEATRSRMFEPFFTTKELGHGTGLGLATVYGIVAQSGGRIHVASEMGHGTSFTLAFPLHAGNSIETCEEPQRISERGHETILLVEDEDGVRDLVQRLLMAHGYHVIAAGSGAEALRIASELGQRLDLLLTDIVMPDMNGRKVAEQMIPYLVDPKRVLYMTGYTNDAILRNGVSEQNRQLLQKPFSPQVLTAMIRNILDPGGAGLPDKGDER; this is encoded by the coding sequence ATGACCGCCAGGACCACCGCCGCCAACACGATCGCCGCCGACATCTCGCCCCTCAAACAGGCAGAGACCTCGCTACGAGCAAGCGAAGAGCGATATCGCCAACTCTTCGAGAACGATATGACCGGCGTGTTCATCGCCGACGACGAAGGTAAGTTAATTGCCACGAATCCGGCCTTTCGCCGTATGTTTGGCTTCTCGAACGACGAGTCCCTGTACGGTGCGTCCCTGTGCGACCTGCTGGAGGACGAGGGGGATCGCTGGACACTCGCCGAGGCGCTACGGCGCGGCGAAAGTATTTCACTCCGCCAACTGCGTTGCCGGCGCGCCGATGGCGCCCCTTTGACCGTGCGTGCCAATCTCGTGACAACTTGCGATACCGCCGGACAGCTTGAGCGACTGCTGGGCTACGTCCTCGACGAAACCCAGCTTCATTTGCTCGAAGACCAATATCGTCAATCGCAAAAAATGGAAGCCCTGGGACGGCTCGCCGGCGGCGTCGCGCACGATTTCAACAACATGCTGACCATCATCCTCGGCTACTGCGACGTGCTCGGCGAAGAGTTGTCGCTCGGGCAACCGGGACGCAATTCGGTACTCGAGATCGACAGTGCCGCCCGGCGCGCCGCATCGCTCACCAAGCAACTCCTCGCATTCAGCCGGCAGCAAGTGCTTCGTCCGCAAGTGGTCGATCTCAATGGGGTCGCGCAGGGCATTCACGGCATGCTGCAGCGGGTGATCGGCGAGGATGTCTCGTTGGCGCTCTCGCTCGACAATGCAGCGCTTTCCATCTTGGCCGACCCGGGTCAGCTCGAACAAGTCCTGATGAATCTGGCGATCAATGCCCGCGATGCCATGCCGCAGGGGGGCTTGCTGGAAATCGTCACGCGCCGGCTCGAGATCTGCGAAGGTAGTGCCGACGTCCGCTTTCCCGAGCTTCCGCAGGGGCACTATGCCACGCTATCGGTAACCGACACCGGCTGCGGCATGGACGAGGCCACACGCTCGCGCATGTTCGAGCCATTCTTCACGACGAAGGAGCTGGGGCATGGCACCGGCTTGGGGCTCGCCACCGTATATGGCATCGTGGCCCAGAGTGGCGGCCGCATCCACGTCGCCAGCGAGATGGGGCACGGCACCAGCTTCACGCTCGCCTTTCCCCTTCATGCAGGCAACTCGATCGAGACGTGCGAAGAACCGCAGCGTATCTCCGAACGAGGACACGAAACCATCCTCCTGGTCGAAGACGAAGATGGCGTGCGCGATCTTGTGCAACGACTCCTCATGGCCCACGGCTATCACGTGATCGCGGCCGGCAGCGGGGCCGAGGCGTTGCGCATCGCGAGTGAGCTCGGGCAGAGGCTCGACCTGCTGCTCACCGACATCGTCATGCCTGACATGAACGGCCGAAAGGTAGCCGAGCAGATGATCCCCTATCTGGTCGATCCGAAACGCGTTCTCTACATGACGGGCTACACGAACGACGCGATCTTGCGCAATGGCGTGAGCGAACAAAACAGGCAATTGCTGCAGAAGCCGTTCTCGCCCCAGGTCCTGACCGCCATGATTCGCAACATCTTGGACCCGGGGGGCGCCGGCTTGCCGGACAAAGGGGACGAACGGTAG
- a CDS encoding HDOD domain-containing protein, giving the protein MNGSLYRVLVVDDEPPIRSLIMRALENLHIACTPACDGDEADQLLQMAHFDAVVTDLRMPNRHGHALATDLLSRPQRPLVVVVTGILEPRLAKDLLQRGVDDIQFKPINYSLLATKLRALMDRRSSDGPLPKLSDRTRPANSTNAREQGTGHDASSTMIDREDFQSRLAHVATILPVSKVAIEVVNLTNKDEIDADKLTACLVRDASLAVEILKMANSAFYRRPHSPPIEDLRDAVVRIGFKRVGELALASSTLSTLTSSVLPWVDVSLFWRRSMAAGLVIERISSQTTLGGEDEGLFLSALVRPLGRIVLGTIYPREYETMILHCQTTRQALALQERAVFPESDCQAMADLLATWSIPEDVFLPLRYADLRFDELNSIAEPLRSKVEMLKFAAVLGELAVGRWEGWDLIDLPTIDAFRYLGHDALAQVIDEVRRDLQELESLCKLPHFKPRTNEDAVGVPGRAFAYCNLGLATNDVVPHYLDSLGWHYVPIERVQLAEEQRPVLVNCCRGISERSEEALARLAGSVPRVLIADEHTNQSLLAGAEALFMPASYAALRHCGKLLYDRSGDPSVRRLAAAVATSFY; this is encoded by the coding sequence ATGAATGGTTCCCTTTATCGCGTCCTCGTCGTCGATGACGAGCCGCCCATTCGATCGCTGATCATGCGGGCACTCGAGAACCTGCATATCGCCTGCACACCGGCATGCGATGGCGACGAAGCCGATCAACTGCTGCAGATGGCGCACTTCGATGCCGTGGTCACGGACCTGCGCATGCCGAATCGCCACGGACACGCCCTGGCCACCGACCTGCTGTCGCGTCCCCAGCGTCCACTCGTGGTGGTGGTGACCGGCATCCTGGAACCGCGATTGGCCAAAGATCTGCTGCAGCGCGGCGTGGACGATATCCAATTCAAACCGATCAACTATTCGCTACTCGCTACGAAGCTGCGCGCCCTGATGGATCGCCGCTCCAGCGACGGACCGCTACCGAAATTGTCGGATCGCACCAGACCGGCGAACTCGACCAATGCTCGCGAGCAAGGTACTGGCCACGACGCCTCCTCGACCATGATCGATCGCGAGGATTTCCAGAGCCGACTCGCCCATGTCGCCACAATCCTGCCCGTCTCGAAAGTGGCCATCGAGGTCGTCAACCTGACCAACAAGGACGAGATCGATGCCGACAAGCTCACGGCCTGCCTCGTGCGCGATGCGTCTTTGGCGGTCGAGATATTGAAGATGGCGAATAGCGCCTTCTACCGTCGACCGCACTCCCCCCCGATCGAAGATCTGCGCGACGCCGTCGTGCGCATCGGCTTCAAACGCGTGGGGGAGTTGGCGCTGGCCAGTTCCACGCTCTCGACCCTCACGTCGAGCGTGCTCCCTTGGGTCGATGTCAGCCTCTTCTGGCGGCGAAGCATGGCGGCCGGTCTCGTCATCGAGCGCATCAGTTCGCAGACCACCCTCGGCGGCGAAGATGAAGGCTTGTTTCTCTCGGCCCTCGTGCGGCCACTCGGGCGCATCGTGCTGGGAACGATTTACCCACGCGAATACGAGACGATGATTCTGCACTGCCAGACAACGCGGCAGGCCCTCGCGCTGCAGGAACGCGCCGTCTTTCCCGAGTCCGACTGCCAGGCGATGGCCGATCTGCTCGCCACCTGGTCGATCCCAGAGGACGTTTTTCTTCCTTTGCGATACGCCGACTTGCGTTTCGATGAGCTGAATTCGATCGCCGAGCCGCTGCGCAGCAAAGTCGAAATGCTGAAATTCGCCGCCGTCTTGGGTGAGTTGGCCGTGGGACGCTGGGAAGGTTGGGATCTGATCGATCTGCCCACCATCGATGCCTTTCGGTATCTCGGCCACGATGCGCTCGCGCAGGTGATCGACGAGGTTCGCCGCGATCTGCAGGAACTCGAATCGCTCTGCAAGCTGCCACATTTCAAGCCGCGGACGAACGAAGACGCGGTAGGTGTTCCGGGGCGCGCCTTCGCTTACTGCAATCTCGGCCTGGCCACCAATGACGTCGTACCGCACTACCTCGATTCGCTCGGCTGGCACTACGTGCCGATCGAACGTGTCCAGTTGGCCGAAGAGCAACGCCCGGTGCTCGTCAACTGCTGCCGAGGCATCAGCGAGCGGTCCGAAGAAGCACTCGCGCGATTGGCCGGCAGCGTGCCGCGCGTGCTGATCGCCGACGAACACACGAACCAATCCCTCCTCGCCGGGGCCGAAGCACTTTTCATGCCGGCAAGTTATGCCGCGCTGCGACACTGCGGCAAGCTGCTCTATGATCGGTCAGGCGATCCGTCGGTACGACGACTCGCCGCGGCGGTCGCCACGTCGTTTTACTAA
- a CDS encoding aminodeoxychorismate/anthranilate synthase component II: MILVIDNYDSFTYNLVQRLGEIDSTLDVQVHRNDQITTDEIAAKNPSHLIVSPGPCTPREAGISCEVIERFAPTVPLLGVCLGHQSIGHAFGGDIVRAERLMHGKTDQIFHNNSGLFEGLENPMIATRYHSLVIRPGTLSDDFDVCAWSDDGQGTREIMAIRHRNYPLYGLQFHPESFLTDRGTDLLRRFLAVRGGR; encoded by the coding sequence ATGATCCTTGTGATCGATAATTACGACTCGTTCACCTACAACCTCGTCCAGCGGTTGGGGGAGATCGACTCGACGCTCGACGTTCAGGTCCATCGCAACGACCAGATCACGACCGATGAGATTGCCGCGAAGAACCCTTCGCACTTGATCGTCTCGCCGGGGCCTTGCACGCCGCGCGAGGCGGGCATCAGTTGCGAGGTCATCGAACGCTTCGCGCCGACGGTTCCCTTGCTCGGTGTCTGTCTGGGGCACCAATCGATCGGGCATGCCTTCGGGGGCGATATCGTGCGGGCCGAGCGGCTTATGCATGGCAAGACCGATCAGATCTTCCACAACAATTCGGGACTCTTCGAGGGGCTCGAGAATCCCATGATCGCTACCCGCTATCACAGCCTGGTAATTCGGCCGGGCACCTTGAGCGACGACTTCGACGTCTGCGCCTGGAGCGACGACGGCCAGGGAACGCGGGAGATCATGGCCATTCGTCACCGGAACTATCCCCTCTATGGATTGCAGTTTCATCCGGAAAGCTTTCTGACCGATCGCGGCACCGATCTGCTGCGACGTTTTCTGGCCGTCCGCGGCGGGCGCTAG
- a CDS encoding molybdopterin molybdotransferase MoeA, giving the protein MISVEDAQRLVLEQATALPAERVELVDSLGLVLAEAVASDIDSPPWEKSIVDGYAVRSVDLATGEAELEILEEVMAGAVPTLEVGPGQATRIMTGAPTPAGCDAVVMVEQTEVLPAVSPGTLGRVRIHAAKLEAGRNILRRAAAMKCGDPVLAPGAIIRPAEIGLLAEVGKRHVLAQLRARVAVLATGDEIVSCEQKPGPGQIRNSNGPMLCGLVRRAGGTAHDLGIAADTTESLDAHVRRGLEADVLVLSGGVSAGVLDLVPGVLAANGVEQVFHKVNVKPGKPIWFGVLNREDRRRLVFGLPGNPVSSLVCFELFVRSALRQLAGERDVLPRPRWARLTRSHTIRGPRDTYHPAVLEESEAGWTVEPVAWRGSADLRALSAANSLVLFPGGDRTFEPGARLATILL; this is encoded by the coding sequence ATGATTTCGGTCGAAGATGCCCAGCGGCTCGTGCTCGAACAAGCGACCGCGCTCCCCGCTGAACGCGTGGAGCTCGTCGATTCGCTGGGGCTCGTGCTGGCCGAAGCGGTCGCCAGCGACATCGATTCGCCGCCGTGGGAAAAGTCGATCGTCGACGGTTACGCCGTTCGATCGGTGGACCTCGCCACCGGCGAGGCCGAACTCGAGATCCTCGAAGAAGTGATGGCCGGCGCGGTGCCGACGCTCGAAGTCGGGCCGGGTCAGGCCACTCGCATCATGACGGGGGCTCCGACGCCGGCTGGTTGCGACGCCGTCGTGATGGTCGAGCAGACGGAAGTCTTGCCCGCTGTCTCGCCGGGTACCCTGGGGCGCGTGCGGATTCATGCCGCCAAGCTGGAGGCGGGCCGAAACATCCTGCGCCGCGCCGCGGCGATGAAATGTGGCGACCCGGTGCTCGCCCCTGGCGCGATCATTCGTCCCGCCGAGATAGGATTGCTGGCCGAGGTTGGCAAACGTCACGTGTTGGCTCAGCTTCGTGCTCGGGTGGCCGTGCTGGCCACCGGCGATGAGATCGTTTCCTGCGAGCAGAAACCTGGCCCCGGTCAGATACGCAATTCCAATGGGCCGATGCTGTGCGGTTTGGTGCGAAGGGCAGGAGGGACGGCGCACGACCTTGGCATCGCGGCCGACACCACCGAGTCGCTCGACGCGCATGTTCGTCGCGGCCTCGAAGCGGACGTGCTCGTGCTGTCGGGGGGTGTGTCGGCCGGCGTGCTCGACTTGGTGCCTGGCGTACTCGCCGCGAATGGCGTGGAACAGGTGTTCCACAAGGTAAACGTCAAACCGGGAAAGCCAATCTGGTTTGGCGTCTTGAATCGAGAAGATCGGCGGCGACTTGTCTTCGGTCTGCCGGGAAACCCGGTCAGCTCGCTGGTCTGCTTCGAACTGTTCGTGCGATCCGCCCTGCGGCAACTGGCCGGCGAGCGCGACGTGTTGCCGCGGCCGCGATGGGCGCGCCTGACGCGTTCCCATACGATTCGTGGCCCGCGCGATACGTATCATCCAGCGGTCCTGGAGGAGTCGGAGGCAGGTTGGACGGTCGAGCCCGTCGCCTGGCGCGGCTCGGCCGACCTGCGCGCCCTGAGCGCGGCGAACTCGCTGGTGCTCTTTCCCGGGGGGGACCGCACGTTCGAGCCGGGCGCGCGACTCGCCACCATCCTCCTTTGA